A part of Paenibacillus sp. IHBB 10380 genomic DNA contains:
- a CDS encoding helix-turn-helix domain-containing protein encodes MSKRSPTSLEVKLHAVQRCLGHKSNPNYEAKQLGVSKGTVTDWIRKYKADGLEGLKESKTWKTYSKKAKLAAIKELLSGHYSLSAVTKKYHISSTSVLRNWISKYTSEIELKPTRKGKGLSHMNNGRKTSFEERIEIAQYTIANDLDYQKAIAKYDVSYQQVYAWVRKYQGGSEDALKDNRGRKKPVEELDEHERLKLRIKQLEARNEYLEMENSFAKKLAQIKQRNTR; translated from the coding sequence ATGTCTAAAAGAAGTCCTACTTCTTTAGAAGTAAAATTACACGCCGTTCAGCGGTGTCTTGGGCATAAGTCAAATCCAAACTATGAAGCAAAACAGCTCGGGGTAAGTAAGGGAACCGTCACGGATTGGATAAGAAAATATAAGGCAGATGGTTTGGAAGGGCTAAAGGAATCAAAGACATGGAAAACATACTCAAAGAAAGCGAAGCTTGCTGCTATTAAAGAGTTATTGTCTGGTCATTACTCCTTATCAGCGGTAACAAAAAAGTACCATATTTCAAGTACAAGTGTCCTGAGGAATTGGATTTCCAAGTATACTAGTGAGATAGAATTGAAACCTACTCGTAAAGGAAAGGGACTATCTCATATGAATAATGGACGTAAAACATCTTTTGAAGAACGCATTGAAATTGCACAATATACCATCGCTAATGATTTGGATTATCAGAAAGCGATCGCAAAGTACGATGTATCCTATCAGCAAGTGTACGCATGGGTTCGGAAATATCAAGGAGGCAGTGAGGATGCTCTCAAGGACAATCGCGGTCGCAAAAAGCCTGTAGAGGAACTAGATGAGCATGAACGTCTTAAGCTACGGATCAAGCAATTAGAAGCTCGGAACGAATACCTGGAGATGGAGAACTCCTTCGCAAAAAAGTTGGCACAGATCAAGCAACGAAATACACGCTAA
- a CDS encoding IS3 family transposase, with protein sequence MPGDGELLRKKVGTDQATKYTLTLVRQVDLYHAIQELNKEKGYAITKLCALAGVARSAYYKWLNWTPSARELEIHALAKEVKLRYDKRKGILGYRQMRTQLNRKLKKTYNKKRYYRIMRALGLKAVIRRERPSYVKASEIHVVENVMKRNFDANSPNSKWCTDVTELKYGNGRKAYLSAIIDVYDNAIVSWVLSHSNNNKLVMDTLKKAYKKNPSVTPLLQSDRGFQYTSHEYNRLHVKYGYMKSMSRVSRCLDNQPIERFWGTYKSESYYLTKFHTYEDVFKDVSEYIRYYNNYRYTECLGGLSPNEYRRTV encoded by the coding sequence ATACCTGGAGATGGAGAACTCCTTCGCAAAAAAGTTGGCACAGATCAAGCAACGAAATACACGCTAACCCTCGTTCGACAAGTAGACTTGTATCATGCGATTCAAGAACTGAACAAAGAAAAAGGTTACGCAATTACGAAGTTGTGTGCGTTAGCAGGGGTTGCTCGATCTGCCTATTACAAGTGGTTAAACTGGACGCCATCTGCCAGGGAACTTGAAATTCATGCGCTAGCTAAAGAAGTGAAGCTTCGTTATGACAAGCGAAAAGGGATACTTGGGTATCGTCAAATGCGTACTCAGCTAAACCGAAAACTCAAAAAGACTTACAACAAAAAACGCTATTATCGAATCATGCGTGCTCTTGGACTCAAAGCAGTCATCCGTAGGGAACGGCCGAGCTACGTGAAAGCCTCTGAAATCCATGTCGTTGAAAATGTAATGAAACGTAACTTTGATGCCAATTCTCCTAATTCAAAGTGGTGTACGGATGTCACCGAGTTGAAGTATGGGAATGGTCGCAAGGCCTATTTAAGCGCTATTATCGATGTATACGATAACGCCATTGTTTCATGGGTATTAAGCCATTCCAACAACAATAAACTCGTGATGGATACGCTGAAGAAGGCTTACAAGAAGAATCCCAGTGTAACCCCACTCCTCCAAAGCGACAGAGGCTTCCAGTACACATCTCATGAGTATAATCGACTCCACGTAAAATATGGATATATGAAAAGCATGTCTCGTGTGAGCCGATGCTTGGACAACCAACCTATTGAACGATTTTGGGGTACTTACAAATCAGAAAGCTATTATCTTACAAAGTTTCACACCTATGAAGACGTCTTTAAAGACGTTAGCGAATATATTCGCTATTACAACAACTACCGCTATACAGAGTGTTTGGGTGGTTTGTCACCTAATGAATACCGCCGAACTGTATAA